The following DNA comes from Gammaproteobacteria bacterium.
TCCTAAATGGCGTCACGTTACTGTATTTGAAGGTGAAAGCGTTGAAAAAGGTGAAGTGATAGCCGATGGACCGCCAGATCCCCATGATATTCTGCGCTTATTAGGGTCACATGCATTAGCCAATTTTATAGTGGACGAAGTGCAAGAAGTGTATCGATTACAGGGCGTGAAAATTAATGATAAGCATATTGAAATTATAGTGCGGCAAATGCTACGCAAAGTGCTAATCATTGACACAGGCGATACTAATTTCCTCAAAGGTGAGCAAGTCGAAAGAAGCCAATTAGTCCTTGAAAATCAACTGGCACAAGGAGAAAATCAGCTACCAGCCAGATATGAACCTGTATTGCTGGGTATTACCAAGGCATCATTGGCTACTGAGTCATTCTTCTCGGCAGCTTCTTTCCAGGAAACAACTCGCGTGCTAACGGAAGCTTCTGTCAGCGGAAAACGTGATGAGTTGCGAGGCCTAAAAGAAAATGTCATTGTCGGACGTTTGATACCGGCTGGTACGGGGTTTATTTATCATTTACGGCGTCGGAAAAAACATGCAACCGTCACTCCTAAGTTAGAAGAGATAGAGGATACAGCAATCATCAACAGCAAAGCGGAAGAAGCTTTAAGCCAAGCGTTAAAAGCTCCATCAGAGCAACAGCCAGAGGAGTAAATAAAAATAACTGACCTCCGTCTTTAGGTTGTCATCCATCATTTAAGCCAGTCTGTCATCCTTCGCTTTGCTCAGGATGACAGATTGGCTTAATGACAATCTAATTCCAGGTAAAAGTAAGAAGAATTTCAAAAAAAGCACAATTCTTTACGATCATACCTTGACAGCGTTGTTTAACCTCTTTTAGAATCTCGCCTCCATTGATTTGAATGCATAGGCTTTCAAGATCAAAGAATTCAGCTTCATGAGAAGCCCTGAGGTATTTACTTTAAGAATCAAAGAAAGAATACCCGCTTTTGTTTAGGGCACCTCTAGAAATTAGAGATTTTCGCTCAAGACAAGGCGGATTAGATTTTAAACCTGCGTTTATACGGGAATAAATGAGGATTTTAAAATCTAATCCAACGCAGTATTGAGCGAAAAGATCAATTTCTAGAGGTGTCCTTTAGAAGCCTTTCACATAAAGTCAGCGCCAGAGGCTGACGGAAATTGTTTTGGAGTTATTTATAAAATGCCAAGAATAAGCCAGTTAGTGCAGGAACCGCGTGTTCAAAAACGCAAGAAAAGCACCGTGCCTGCATTAAACCGATGTCCCCAGAGAAGGGGAGTATGTACCCGTGTATATACAACAACCCCGAAAAAACCAAACTCGGCGTTACGTAAAGTCGCCCGCGTACGTCTCACCAATGGTAATGAAGTCAGTGCTTATATTGGTGGTGAGGGACATAATCTGCAAGAGCACTCCGTTGTATTGATCCGTGGCGGACGTGTTAAAGACTTACCCGGTGTTCGTTATCACATTGTACGTGGCAGTTTGGATACTGCTGGAGTTTCAGGACGTCGTCAGGGTCGTTCTAAATATGGTGAAAAACGTCCTAAAAAATAAGCGTTAAATGAGGAATATTTGTGTCAAGAAGAAAAGCCGCACCTAAAAGATATATTTTGCCAGATCCATTATTTGGCAGCGAATTGATTACCAAGTTTATTAATAGCGTCATGCGCAGTGGGAAAAAGTCCACAGCTGAAAAAATTGTGTATGGTGCATTGATACGGGTTCAACAACGCGAGAGCAATGAAGAGGGTGGTAAAGAAG
Coding sequences within:
- the rpsL gene encoding 30S ribosomal protein S12, translating into MPRISQLVQEPRVQKRKKSTVPALNRCPQRRGVCTRVYTTTPKKPNSALRKVARVRLTNGNEVSAYIGGEGHNLQEHSVVLIRGGRVKDLPGVRYHIVRGSLDTAGVSGRRQGRSKYGEKRPKK